One stretch of Buteo buteo chromosome Z, bButBut1.hap1.1, whole genome shotgun sequence DNA includes these proteins:
- the RMI1 gene encoding recQ-mediated genome instability protein 1, whose product MPTSNIAARVETWLSSIWHVKVPLTWLEACISWIQEENSGSNLSQAQINRQVFEQWLLTDLRDLEYPILPDCILDAPKGELSGFYSIQIDSLVDVSQPAYSQLQKLRGKNTVNEEVTVSIQEFQKPWEAKPTRMLMLELTDGIHQIQGMEYQPVPVLHSNLPPGTKITVQGNIAYRLGVLLLKPENVKLLGGEVDALLQEYSQERVLARLIGEPENPNSVGQARHDQIVSRPVDELEQNLGPSDEELLASLGENNEFTLNNETSSESGYCSRSNDFRTASGSLTAHNRNVLLWEAGSPLPHSDEQVSPPIEYVDGNDFPLEDDFLLEEEVQRELEDAPPVVMNRNISLITERLPHTSRSSCNLFLNASCEKDDVNERDKPVEATSKQKTSERTVSDGDGNSMSSFSKHKSIHHISSSADLSLENPSEERQNDTGLDESRCKSQRTSDSRLLNDDAVFFSKNVPEADQQKHDSQTIPCRALEAHLDLRSPPFTYISLLLAKKPETVTVLKVKCFIVTLAGNLTSSNGSWGIKAKISDGSAYLEVDFADGVLRSLIGFSVPEMNRLKKDPALHLKLKDGLEKCQKELIDLCCLMTIVFNPLQSKATVLILQDADARHLEQLKKRLNK is encoded by the coding sequence atgcctaCATCTAACATTGCAGCAAGAGTGGAAACTTGGCTTTCATCCATATGGCATGTTAAAGTTCCTTTGACATGGCTGGAAGCATGTATTAGTTGGATCCAGGAAGAAAATAGTGGTAGTAACTTAAGTCAAGCTCAGATTAACAGGCAGGTATTTGAGCAATGGCTTCTTACTGATCTAAGAGATTTGGAATATCCCATTTTGCCTGACTGCATCTTAGATGCTCCCAAAGGAGAGTTGTCAGGCTTCTACTCCATACAGATTGATTCACTGGTTGATGTTAGCCAGCCAGCATATTCCCAGTTGCAGAAGCTAAGagggaaaaatactgtaaatgaaGAAGTAACAGTGAGTATTCAGGAATTCCAGAAGCCCTGGGAAGCAAAGCCTACTCGAATGCTCATGCTGGAACTAACTGATGGGATCCATCAAATTCAGGGGATGGAGTATCAACCAGTGCCAGTCCTCCACAGTAATCTTCCACCGGGAACAAAAATCACTGTACAGGGTAATATTGCATATCGTCTTGGAGTCCTTCTGCTTAAACCAGAAAATGTGAAACTGTTGGGGGGTGAAGTGGATGCTCTTCTTCAGGAGTATTCTCAGGAAAGAGTCCTTGCTAGATTAATTGGAGAACCTGAAAACCCTAATTCTGTTGGACAAGCTCGTCATGACCAAATTGTTTCAAGGCCTGTGGATGAATTAGAACAAAATCTTGGCCCTTCAGATGAAGAGCTTTTAGCCAGTCTTggtgaaaataatgaatttacTTTAAACAATGAAACATCTTCAGAAAGCGGATACTGCAGTAGAAGCAATGATTTTCGTACAGCCTCAGGTTCACTGACTGCacacaatagaaatgttttgctATGGGAAGCTGGAAGTCCTTTGCCTCATTCAGATGAACAAGTTTCACCTCCCATAGAATATGTTGATGGAAATGACTTCCCTTTAGAAGATGACTTTCTTCTGGAAGAAGAGGTGCAAAGAGAGCTGGAAGATGCACCACCAGTGGTCATGAACAGAAACATAAGTTTAATTACTGAGAGACTTCCACATACATCTAGAAGCtcctgcaatttatttttaaatgccagtTGTGAAAAAGATGATGTGAATGAAAGGGATAAGCCTGTAGAAGCTACCAGCAAGCAAAAGACTTCTGAAAGAACAGTATCTGATGGAGATGGAAATAGTATGAGTAGCTTTTCAAAGCACAAGAGCATACATCATATCAGCAGTTCTGCAGAtttgtctttggaaaatccTTCTGAAGAAAGGCAGAATGATACAGGCCTGGATGAGAGCAGGTGTAAATCCCAGCGTACTTCGGACAGCAGGCTCTTAAATGATgatgctgtgtttttctcaaaaaatgttCCAGAAGCAGATCAGCAGAAGCATGATTCACAGACCATTCCTTGCAGAGCATTAGAGGCACATTTAGATTTACGTTCTCCACCTTTCACATATATTTCCCTTCTCcttgcaaaaaaaccagaaactgtTACGGTCCTCAAAGTTAAGTGTTTTATTGTTACTCTTGCTGGAAACCTCACAAGCAGCAATGGGTCCTGGGGTATAAAGGCAAAAATTTCTGATGGTTCAGCTTATCTTGAAGTAGATTTTGCTGATGGTGTTCTAAGAAGTTTGATTGGCTTTTCAGTGCCTGAAATGAATAGACTGAAGAAGGATCCAGCTTTACACCTGAAGCTTAAAGATGGTTTAGAGAAATGTCAAAAAGAACTGATAGATCTCTGTTGTTTGATGACTATAGTGTTTAATCCACTTCAGTCTAAAGCCACTGTATTAATTCTCCAGGATGCTGATGCGAGGCATCTAGAACAGTTGAAGAAACGTTTGAATAAATAA